One Prunus dulcis chromosome 8, ALMONDv2, whole genome shotgun sequence DNA window includes the following coding sequences:
- the LOC117637941 gene encoding vacuolar iron transporter homolog 4-like translates to MAPNSQTSLNEGKCAIPITTNDLEHQQTLDQNEFDYSKRSQWLRAAVLGANDGLISTASLMMGVGAVKEDIKAMILTGFAGLVAGACSMAIGEFVSVYSQLDIEVAQMKRDDQNKQKTLAQVAEDGDSEGDNEKESLPNPLQAAAASALAFSVGAMVPLLAASFIREYKVRLGVVAAAVSLALVVFGWLGAKLGKAPIMRSMMRVLVGGWMAMAITFGLTKLIGSSGL, encoded by the coding sequence ATGGCGCCAAACAGCCAAACATCCCTTAACGAAGGCAAGTGTGCCATCCCAATCACCACAAACGACCTAGAACACCAACAAACCCTAGATCAAAACGAGTTCGACTACTCAAAACGCTCCCAGTGGCTTCGCGCTGCTGTCCTAGGCGCCAATGATGGCTTAATCTCAACGGCGTCGTTGATGATGGGCGTGGGAGCTGTCAAGGAAGACATCAAGGCCATGATCCTAACTGGGTTCGCCGGACTAGTAGCCGGGGCATGCAGCATGGCCATTGGAGAGTTTGTCTCTGTGTACTCCCAGTTGGACATAGAGGTGGCTCAAATGAAAAGGGACGATCAGAACAAGCAAAAGACTCTGGCACAAGTGGCGGAAGATGGTGATAGCGAGGGAGACAATGAAAAGGAGAGCCTGCCCAACCCGTTGCAAGCTGCGGCTGCTTCAGCTCTTGCGTTTTCAGTAGGGGCAATGGTCCCATTGCTAGCAGCTTCGTTCATAAGGGAGTATAAGGTGAGGTTAGGAGTTGTGGCTGCAGCTGTGAGCTTGGCTTTGGTGGTGTTTGGGTGGTTGGGGGCTAAATTAGGGAAGGCACCAATTATGAGATCAATGATGAGGGTTTTGGTTGGAGGTTGGATGGCCATGGCTATAACCTTTGGGTTAACCAAGTTGATTGGCTCTAGTGGGCTGTGA
- the LOC117637437 gene encoding pentatricopeptide repeat-containing protein At1g63330-like — MLKMMMRNIAAASFYCSSRRWRGGMPCLHSNSLLVVFDNNYFAFFHSQPSKPINSTRTKLDQPVRDSPKITNVEDAFNMFDRMLQMHPRPSVVRFNQILGQVAKLKHYSAVISLYNQMGMSRIGHDVYTLTILINCYCHLNQMGFSLSVLGKFFKLGLEPNVFTFNTLINGFLLENRVAEAATLFDKMMRGGNCQPDVVTYGTLVKGFCMRGDNRAAIQLLRKMEAGVCKPDLVVYNTIIDSLCKDTLVDDALNLFSEMMCKGISPNVITYTSLINGVCKLGEWKEATRLLNEMVSKNIFPDVFTFNVLVDTLCKEGMVVEAEGVVEMMIQRDIDPDTVTYNSLMDGYCLRGEIGKAQNVFELMLSKGLMVNVVCYNTLINGYCKLKKIDEAMMLFLDMSHKGLVANTVTYNTLLDGFGKAGRIQDTQKLFSEMQACGQLPNVRTYSILLDGLCTNRQLSRAMQLFGEMEAKKLDIDIVIYNILIEGLCIAGKIESARDLFCGLSSKGLRPDVKTYTIMINGLCIAGLTSEAEKFLIQMEEKGCFPDGCTYNTIIRGFIHNKQTSRAMVLIRTMVEKGFSADASTMELIVNLLSKDEVDPALLPLIKKSL; from the coding sequence atgctgaagatgatgatgcgGAATATAGCTGCTGCTTCTTTTTATTGCAGCAGTCGGAGATGGAGAGGAGGTATGCCTTGTCTTCACTCTAACTCCCTTCTTGTTGTTTTCGACAACAATTACTTTGCTTTCTTTCACTCTCAACCTTCGAAACCAATCAATTCTACAAGAACCAAACTAGACCAGCCAGTGAGAGACTCACCCAAAATCACAAATGTTGAGGATGCTTTCAATATGTTTGATAGAATGCTCCAAATGCATCCTCGGCCTTCAGTTGTTCGTTTCAATCAAATATTGGGTCAAGTtgcaaaattgaaacattaCTCGGCCGTCATCTCGTTGTATAACCAAATGGGTATGTCGAGAATTGGACATGATGTTTATACCCTAACCATTCTCATAAATTGTTATTGTCATCTAAACCAAATGGGGTTTAGTTTATCTGTATTGGGAAAATTCTTCAAACTTGGTCTTGAACCAAATGTCTTTACCTTCAACACTCTAATCAACGGCTTTCTTCTTGAGAATAGAGTGGCGGAGGCGGCAACCCTTTTCGACAAGATGATGAGGGGAGGTAATTGTCAGCCTGATGTGGTTACTTATGGCACACTAGTCAAGGGCTTTTGCATGAGGGGTGACAACCGTGCAGCTATTCAATTGCTTAGGAAGATGGAGGCAGGGGTTTGCAAGCCTGACCTAGTAGTCTATAACACAATCATCGACAGTCTTTGTAAGGATACACTAGTTGATGATGCATTAAACCTCTTCTCAGAAATGATGTGCAAGGGTATTTCCCCAAATGTCATTACCTATACATCCTTGATTAATGGAGTTTGCAAATTAGGCGAGTGGAAAGAAGCTACAAGGTTGTTGAATGAAATGGTGAGTAAAAATATCTTTCCAGATGTGTTCACGTTCAATGTCTTGGTAGACACACTTTGTAAGGAGGGAATGGTCGTGGAAGCAGAAGGCGTGGTTGAGATGATGATTCAAAGAGATATTGATCCTGATACAGTTACGTACAATTCACTCATGGATGGTTACTGTTTGCGAGGAGAAATAGGCAAGGCACAAAATGTTTTTGAACTAATGCTTAGCAAGGGCTTGATGGTTAATGTTGTTTGTTACAACACGTTGATAAATGGATATTGTAAGcttaaaaaaatagatgagGCCATGATGCTTTTTCTGGATATGTCTCATAAGGGACTAGTTGCAAATACCGTTACCTATAACACTCTTCTGGATGGTTTTGGCAAAGCAGGTAGAATACAGGATACACAAAAGTTGTTCTCTGAGATGCAAGCTTGTGGCCAACTTCCAAATGTTCGAACTTATTCTATTTTACTGGATGGCCTGTGTACAAACCGACAACTTTCTAGGGCAATGCAATTGTTTGGAGAGATGGAAGCGAAGAAGTTGGATATTGATATTGTGATTTACAATATTCTTATTGAAGGTTTGTGCATAGCTGGAAAAATTGAATCTGCAAGGGATCTCTTTTGTGGTTTATCATCAAAAGGACTTCGACCTGATGTGAAGACATACACTATAATGATTAATGGACTCTGTATCGCGGGCCTAACAAGTGAAGCAGAAAAGTTTCTTATCCAAATGGAAGAGAAAGGCTGTTTTCCTGATGGTTGCACCTATAACACAATTATCCGAGGGTTCATCCATAATAAACAGACATCAAGGGCGATGGTACTTATTCGAACAATGGTAGAGAAGGGTTTTTCTGCAGATGCATCAACAATGGAGTTGATAGTTAATTTACTGTCGAAGGATGAAGTAGATCCTGCTTTGTTGCCTTTGATAAAAAAATCACTGTGA